TACTTCCAAGTAGAAGTTATCGGGAATAAATGCATGGTCCACCTAAAATTTGTGatataattacatttcaataagataatatttttttaaagtttaaaacattaaataattgtatgataattattatatataccCGGAAATCTTCAAGGTTGACGGGATGTTTTGGTCGCATTTTTCTTGCGCTCTGTTTGCCCGTCGAATGAGTTTTTCTACGTCAGGTCTGCTGTTGTCTGGTTCACTCTCATTGACTCTGGCCTGCAGTATGTATTGTACAATGGTGGCGGCAGACgtgaaaacttcattttttgcGCGAGCCTTGACCTGTAAAAAATGTAAGACATTACACATTTTTGTGTTAATTGTCCAATCATATAAATACTTCAATTCATATCATTCATATTGTTCCTACCTCCGCCATGATCTTTACTGCGGTGCCAATTCCCGGTTTTGCTTGATGGTTGTGAGCACTTGGCCCATTTCTAAAGTTATCGCCGTTCTGCAACAACGGTTGCTGGACATCGATGGGCTTTTGATCTTACACTGCAACACCAATCCATGATGGTGTTGTTTTTCCGTAGACgctgaaaaatatattacatatattaatCTTCTGTATAAAGCAaacggattttttttgtgtcagatgaaaactatatatttatCTCTTACTTTCACAGTGTAAGTGAAACCTCTGCTGTCCAACAATTTCCGCTTTCCCTGGTTCGTTCCATGATCTTCTATTTGATACGTGATGGGCCGATTGACGGTCACTTCCACCAGTTCCACTTCGGCAAttgatctaaaaaaaacaacccaaaaatGTCTTATTAATCCATAGGATTTTGCAATCAATAGAACGTGTATTTCTGTATGAATAGTTTCTAAATGCTTTACTCTTCTTCATTCTGGGCCACTTGCTCAATGGGTCCAAAAGATTCCGCTGTTTCATTGAAAGAGTACGAGATGGTATCGTGGATAGGGTCGTGGGTAGGGCCTGTATCGCTGGTTCTACAGTATATTGGAATTATGATAATCACACATTATAATGTATGTTAAAATTAACTGCATTTTTGGGGTCAATTGaaagtgtaaaaataaatataggaATAGAAATTACCCTTCGTCTGATTCGTCATCGGTTTTACTGGTGTCCGAAATTGCAGCTTCGATGACAAAGGTCTCGTTCATTGGTCGCGGTGCGTTTGTTGAGGCAACCGAAACATTGAATCGGCCAAACTGATCAGAGGTCTCGTTCATTGGTCGTGGTGCGTTTGTTGAGGCAACCGAAACATTGAATTGGCCAAACTGATTGTCGGAACCTGCAGACCTGCAATTTAGGGAATTATCTTAATTATTACATTATAGCATTTTTTCTATTCCCTTTTACAttattatgtttaatttcatttgtaatttatgtaatacatgtattctactAGACCcatatcatataattatacagtTATAACACCATATAATTATAACCATACTAAACATAATAAATACCTTATGCTGTGATTTCCAATCCTAGTACTTTCGAGAACTGGTTGACCGATCGGAGTAATATCGGATTGGAGATCAATCTCTGTCCTGTTGTTTGTCGCCTCCTGGTCAGTTTCGGTCAAGTCGCTGGTAGTACACATGTGACCTCGGAAAGAAATGTCAGACTTGGTACTGACAGCTTCTTTGTAGTCCGCAACCGAAATGCCTACAAATGCCGCATAAGGTCATATTATGTTTTCAGAATGTTAAAATGTAGTAATTATAAACGCAGTTTTACATTAATTCCTAGGTGGATCGTTATACAttcatttcttaatattttcaattacttcgtttttatattatttagaaagaaaaatacaCTTATctgttacatttttataaatataaagaaaatttgaattttatatactttgttttattaaaatgacaACGATATTTATATAGACTTTCAATATCAtaactattttaaaaactttaacaagACTTACCAGTGTTGCATTTCCGATGGGTCCATTTCTCACATCCATCACACATAATGGCTTGTTGATTACGCTTAACGTATTTCTTGCACACAGTACAGAAAGTCATTTTGACAATGATTTTGacaatataacaatatatatacctttttaaattagaaatcaaaattttattggTTAAATCTTTTTCGACCAATACGATTCTCATCATCTTAGGGCCTCTTATTGTCATGTTggtaattttgtatttacatccacccagtaaattcaaaatttacaacatgacaatacccagggacgtatatactaatgTATTCGTATGTTATGTACAAGTATGTGTCTGCAATCATGGCAATACCTTGACTAGACGTGTATACGGTGAAAATCTCCATATCCAAATTTATGACACCATACGTCTCTTGTAATTATATATACCCACCTGTTGTTTTGACAATTAGCGTCACCTTCGGTCTGCACAGTCTTTATTAGTGTGTGAAAACTATGACCACCCTTGGTATTTAGCGATTATTATGAATTTGGCCCGTCTCCTTGAAGATTGGaagaattttattcaaatatacgCTCTTCTATATTCAAGGTAAATACTATCAACATATTGATTATGAAACACGATTCGAATTTTGTCAAAGTTTGGAATACAGAGacagtaaaaaacaaaacactacactgatatttaaaaaaaaacaaccctaaTAATCTACGTAAATCTCACATTATTCTAATTAAGTTATGGAACACATTCAATGTACATTCTGAAAAAGAATAAAtcgaaacaaaaaatatgtgaaatagAAACACATTATATGtatgtgaaaatgaaaacaaaaacttgGGGCGGATTGACCAAACTTGGGGGCGGATTGACCAAACATTGGGGACGGATTAGTCAAAATATAGGGGACGGGTTGACCGGGACGGTTTTGTTTAGGAACGAATTGACCGGCACCCGATTAAAATTATGGGTGGACCTTAAAAAAAGTTATATGTCTGTCAATGCATTGATTTtcatagctctttaacatgtcacgtgacaacatttttcattccagtgtattcatcaattcAGTGTGAGTAAGGTTAAGTCAAACGAGTTTACGCCAAGTAAACAACAGTCGTTTTATTATAATGGGGAAgacaaatgacatttttgaatgtttttaatttgaggaattgagcgcatcGCAtcgaggtacaattttcttcttttttaataaaatacaattattatcataaattttttttattatacaataactagtaggtagttgaggaagaaaatgtacatgtacatgttaaccctcatatattttgatgacTTTATTAAGTGGGGAGAGGGGGAAGGAGAacaaaaatatagggaattggaagttaacagtgtGCCCCTACCATATTTAGTTTTATACCTTGCATGGGATTTTCTTATTCTCGGTAAGAATAGTATTCGATAAAGGTACAATGTccaagattacgtgtatgcaaaaacagttttaaattcgaaaacattacaatatttattttttgttattctaccgttTATTCTAATGTTTATATTATGACCATTTATAGGAATGTAAATTAGCTCATGTTTAATTATGAAGTAGGTCTGTTCTGTTGtgaggttgtttttttttttttgaagcaAATAAACGAGAAACACGCAGAAAGACTATGCCACGTCTACATTTGTGTGAATGACAATTCAAATGCAACAGAAAAACATCCTGATTGTAAAGATGGTCATAAGATGACAATAAATTTTTACAAGTCTGTCGCACACGCAGCAAGACTGTTGTGCTGTGAAATTCTACGATATCAAGGTAAATTTTTAtactataattaaaatataaagaataaaatcatgTCATTTTTGTTATACTATTAAACTCAGTtgataaaaataagcataacatttctaaattttttgtcGAACGCCCATCCTTTGTTTTCATAACCACAAGGCCTCTTGCCGTTAAGCAACCCGTTCCTTTTTATTAAGGTAATGGCTACACCCCTttaaatacacacacac
This is a stretch of genomic DNA from Crassostrea angulata isolate pt1a10 chromosome 4, ASM2561291v2, whole genome shotgun sequence. It encodes these proteins:
- the LOC128180241 gene encoding uncharacterized protein LOC128180241; translated protein: MNETFVIEAAISDTSKTDDESDEGTSDTGPTHDPIHDTISYSFNETAESFGPIEQVAQNEEESIAEVELVEVTVNRPITYQIEDHGTNQGKRKLLDSRGFTYTVKVRDKYIVFI